The following are from one region of the Longimicrobium sp. genome:
- the glgX gene encoding glycogen debranching protein GlgX — protein MPDSFTPAGPPRRSTPFQRVPGFLEHAETAWPGKPYPLGARWDGQGTNFAVYSELAYEVELCLFDHPDDPEPARTVRLRERTAFVWHGYVPGVMPGTFYGFRVNGPYDVARGQRCNPFKLLIDPYARALAGAIRWDGHPFAYPFEQPGEDWVLDDQPDHRAIPKGVVVDDSFDWRGDEPPRIPWHETVIYEAHVKGLTQMHPEVPPELRGKYPGVAHPAIIRHLKSLGVTAIELLPIHEFADDLFLKQKGLTNYWGYNSINYFAPDGRYAHARDYGEQVKEFKEMVRQLHAEGFEVILDVVYNHTAEGHHLGPTLSFKGIDNPTYYRLVPHNPRFYMDYTGTGNSLNLRHPQTLQMVMDSLRYWIQEMHVDGFRFDLASTLARELHAVDRLSSFFDVIHQDPVISQVKLIAEPWDVGEGGYQVGNFPVLWAEWNGKYRDTVRAYWRGEPGTLGELGYRITGSSDLYESDGRRPHASINFVTAHDGFTLHDLVSYNHKHNEENGEGNRDGADDNRSFNFGVEGPTDRPDILRARERQKRNFMATMLLSQGVPMICGGDEMGRTQRGNNNAYCQDNEISWIDWDLTAADRTMLEFTRRVAKLRREHPTFRRRKFFRGRGIRGSDVKDVTWVRPDGREMTDEEWNAGFVRCFGMVLGGEMEEWDEQGKRVSDDTFLLLFNADGGGIDFTLPDVGPARGWTVVLDTNEPELEEGSRNYRDCDTLTLEGRSMVVLCESNEERTGDKVSAVDVYTLPIGASVEENGTRFRVWAPGHGTMDVVLYGPDAERIVPMEAEGEGYWSAFVEGVGAGARYKLRLDGGDTFPDPASRAQPEGVHGPSEVVDPNAFRWTDAEWKGMPLEEMVIYELHVGTITEEGTFDALVRRLDDLVELGVTAIEPMPVATFPGARNWGYDGVGLFAPAAPYGGPEGLRRLVDAAHARGLAVVMDVVYNHFGPEGNYLPAFTSGKVFNEAHQTPWGAAVNYDGEGSAAMREFVIQNAEHWAVEYHVDGLRLDATHAIMDDSPRHVLTELAERARASVPGRHFVLIAEDDRNERQVVTPTAEGGLGLDGVWADDFHHQVRVRTAGDRESYFADFTGSAADLADTLQKGWYFEGQLAEHRGEERGTPAADLPPRAFVHCIQNHDQVGNRPLGDRLHDVVGLPAYRAASALLLLSPYTPMLWMGQEWAASSPFQYFTDHPEELGKLVTEGRRNEFKSFSAFSDPANRERIPDPQSPATFERSRLRWDERERPPHAGILALYRTLLRLRREHPALRRRGREDFTVAALGEDGVALRRRGAAGEPDLMVIASFGGFLTADLAALYETRPEAGWRLLLSTEEARFGGEAEGELATLSREGRLEMRGAGAVVLEG, from the coding sequence ATGCCCGACTCGTTCACCCCCGCGGGGCCGCCCCGCCGCAGCACCCCGTTCCAGCGGGTCCCCGGGTTCCTGGAGCACGCAGAGACCGCCTGGCCCGGCAAGCCCTACCCGCTCGGCGCGCGCTGGGACGGCCAGGGAACCAACTTCGCCGTGTACAGCGAGCTGGCGTACGAGGTGGAGCTCTGCCTCTTCGACCACCCGGACGATCCGGAGCCCGCGCGCACGGTGCGGCTGCGCGAGCGCACGGCTTTCGTGTGGCACGGCTACGTGCCGGGGGTGATGCCGGGCACCTTTTACGGCTTCCGTGTCAACGGGCCGTACGACGTGGCGCGCGGCCAGCGCTGCAACCCGTTCAAGCTCCTGATCGACCCCTACGCCCGCGCGCTGGCCGGCGCGATCCGGTGGGACGGGCACCCCTTCGCCTACCCGTTCGAGCAGCCGGGGGAGGACTGGGTGCTCGACGACCAGCCCGACCACCGCGCCATACCCAAGGGCGTGGTGGTGGACGACTCGTTCGACTGGCGGGGAGACGAGCCGCCGCGCATCCCCTGGCACGAGACGGTCATCTACGAGGCGCACGTCAAGGGGCTCACCCAGATGCACCCGGAGGTGCCGCCGGAGCTGCGCGGCAAGTACCCGGGGGTGGCGCACCCGGCCATCATCCGGCACCTCAAGTCGCTGGGCGTCACGGCCATCGAGCTCCTCCCCATCCACGAGTTCGCGGACGACCTCTTCCTCAAGCAGAAGGGGCTCACGAACTACTGGGGCTACAACTCCATCAACTACTTCGCGCCGGACGGGCGGTACGCGCACGCCCGCGACTACGGCGAGCAGGTGAAGGAGTTCAAGGAGATGGTGCGCCAGCTTCACGCGGAGGGGTTCGAGGTGATCCTGGACGTGGTCTACAACCACACGGCGGAGGGGCACCACCTGGGGCCGACGCTGTCGTTCAAGGGGATCGACAACCCCACGTACTACCGGCTGGTGCCGCACAACCCCCGCTTCTACATGGACTACACGGGGACGGGGAACTCGCTCAACCTCCGCCACCCGCAGACGCTGCAGATGGTGATGGACTCGCTGCGCTACTGGATCCAGGAGATGCACGTCGACGGCTTCCGCTTCGACCTCGCGTCCACCCTGGCGCGCGAGCTCCACGCGGTCGACCGGCTGTCGTCCTTCTTCGACGTGATCCACCAGGACCCCGTCATCAGCCAGGTGAAGCTGATCGCGGAGCCGTGGGACGTGGGCGAGGGCGGCTACCAGGTGGGGAACTTCCCGGTGCTGTGGGCGGAGTGGAACGGCAAGTACCGCGACACCGTGCGCGCGTACTGGCGCGGCGAGCCGGGCACCCTGGGCGAGCTGGGCTACCGCATCACCGGCAGCAGCGACCTGTACGAGAGCGACGGGCGCCGCCCCCACGCCTCCATCAACTTCGTCACGGCGCACGACGGCTTCACGCTGCACGACCTGGTGTCGTACAACCACAAGCACAACGAGGAGAACGGCGAGGGGAACCGCGACGGCGCGGACGACAACCGGTCGTTCAACTTCGGCGTCGAGGGGCCCACCGACCGGCCGGACATCCTGCGCGCCCGCGAGCGGCAGAAGCGCAACTTCATGGCTACCATGCTCCTGTCACAGGGGGTGCCCATGATTTGCGGAGGCGACGAGATGGGTCGCACGCAGCGCGGCAACAACAACGCGTATTGCCAGGACAACGAGATCTCCTGGATCGATTGGGATCTCACCGCGGCCGACCGCACCATGCTGGAGTTCACCCGCCGGGTGGCGAAGCTGCGGCGGGAGCACCCCACCTTCCGGCGCCGCAAGTTCTTCCGGGGGCGCGGCATCCGCGGGTCGGACGTCAAGGACGTCACCTGGGTGCGCCCCGACGGCCGCGAGATGACCGACGAGGAATGGAACGCCGGCTTCGTGCGCTGCTTCGGGATGGTGCTGGGCGGCGAGATGGAGGAGTGGGATGAGCAGGGCAAGCGCGTGTCCGACGACACCTTTCTGCTCCTCTTCAACGCGGACGGCGGGGGGATCGACTTCACCCTCCCCGACGTGGGGCCGGCGAGGGGGTGGACGGTGGTGCTGGACACGAACGAGCCGGAGCTGGAGGAGGGGAGCCGGAACTACCGGGACTGCGACACCCTCACGCTGGAGGGGCGCTCGATGGTGGTGCTGTGCGAGTCGAACGAGGAGCGAACCGGAGACAAAGTGAGCGCAGTGGACGTATACACGCTCCCCATCGGGGCGAGCGTCGAAGAGAACGGAACGCGGTTCCGCGTGTGGGCGCCGGGCCACGGGACGATGGACGTGGTGCTCTACGGCCCCGACGCCGAGCGCATCGTGCCGATGGAGGCGGAGGGCGAGGGCTACTGGAGCGCGTTCGTGGAGGGAGTGGGCGCGGGCGCCCGCTACAAGCTGCGCCTGGACGGCGGCGACACCTTTCCCGACCCCGCCAGCCGCGCCCAGCCGGAGGGGGTGCACGGCCCGTCCGAGGTGGTGGACCCGAACGCCTTTCGCTGGACGGACGCGGAGTGGAAGGGGATGCCGCTGGAGGAGATGGTCATCTACGAGCTGCATGTGGGGACGATCACCGAGGAGGGGACCTTCGACGCGCTGGTCCGCCGTCTGGACGACCTGGTGGAGCTCGGCGTGACGGCGATCGAGCCGATGCCGGTGGCCACCTTCCCCGGCGCGCGCAACTGGGGGTACGACGGGGTGGGGCTCTTTGCCCCGGCGGCGCCGTACGGCGGGCCGGAAGGGCTGCGTCGGCTGGTGGACGCGGCGCACGCGCGCGGCCTGGCCGTGGTGATGGACGTGGTCTACAACCACTTCGGGCCGGAGGGGAACTACCTTCCCGCATTCACCAGCGGCAAAGTCTTCAATGAAGCGCACCAGACCCCCTGGGGCGCCGCCGTCAACTACGACGGCGAGGGGAGCGCCGCGATGCGCGAGTTCGTCATCCAGAACGCCGAGCACTGGGCCGTCGAGTACCACGTGGACGGGCTGCGCCTGGACGCCACGCACGCCATCATGGACGACTCCCCGCGCCACGTCCTCACCGAGCTGGCGGAGCGGGCGCGCGCCTCCGTCCCCGGCCGCCACTTCGTGCTGATCGCCGAGGATGACCGCAACGAGCGCCAGGTCGTGACCCCCACGGCCGAGGGCGGGCTGGGGCTGGACGGCGTCTGGGCGGACGACTTCCACCACCAGGTGCGCGTCCGCACGGCCGGCGACCGCGAGAGCTACTTCGCGGACTTCACCGGCAGCGCCGCGGACCTGGCGGACACGCTGCAAAAGGGGTGGTACTTCGAGGGGCAGCTCGCCGAGCATCGGGGCGAGGAGCGCGGCACGCCGGCCGCGGATCTTCCGCCGCGCGCGTTCGTTCACTGCATCCAGAACCACGACCAGGTGGGGAACCGACCGCTGGGCGACCGGCTGCACGACGTGGTGGGGCTCCCCGCCTACCGCGCCGCCAGCGCGCTCCTCCTCCTCTCCCCCTACACGCCGATGCTGTGGATGGGGCAGGAGTGGGCCGCGTCGTCGCCCTTCCAGTACTTCACGGACCACCCGGAGGAGCTGGGCAAGCTGGTGACGGAGGGGCGGCGCAACGAGTTCAAGTCGTTCTCCGCCTTCAGCGACCCGGCGAACCGCGAGCGCATCCCGGACCCGCAGTCGCCCGCGACGTTTGAGCGCTCGCGCCTGCGCTGGGACGAGCGCGAGCGCCCGCCGCACGCCGGCATTCTGGCGCTCTACCGCACGCTCCTGCGCCTGCGCCGCGAGCACCCCGCCCTCCGCCGCCGCGGCCGAGAGGACTTCACGGTCGCCGCCCTCGGCGAAGACGGCGTGGCCCTGCGCCGCCGCGGCGCCGCGGGCGAGCCCGACCTGATGGTGATCGCCTCCTTTGGCGGCTTCCTCACCGCCGACCTCGCCGCGCTCTACGAGACGCGCCCGGAAGCGGGCTGGCGGCTGCTGCTCTCGACCGAGGAAGCGCGCTTCGGCGGTGAGGCGGAGGGCGAGCTGGCAACGCTCTCCCGCGAGGGGCGGCTGGAGATGCGCGGAGCGGGGGCGGTGGTGCTGGAGGGGTAG
- the guaB gene encoding IMP dehydrogenase, whose amino-acid sequence MNRPAASATRFAGEGLTFDDVLLVPRRSEVHPSTTDVGTMLTRTISLTIPLVSAAMDTVTESRMAIAMARQGGMGIIHKNMTVARQAEEVDRVKRSESGMIASPVTVHPGAPLREAVQLMERFSVSGVPVVEESGLLVGILTNRDLQFETDMDRTVGEAMTREGLVTAPVGTSLEEAVRILHRHRIEKLPVVDAAGILSGLITVKDVRKRAQFPNACKDERGRLRVGAAIGAHPQKDLERARALIDAGVDVLVVDTAHGHSVGVLDAVSRVREHFPDVQIIAGNVATREGAAALVERGVDAVKVGVGPGSICTTRVVTGVGVPQLTAVLDAVEGAAGQVPVIADGGIKYSGDMVKALAAGAHAVMMGSMLAGTDESPGESFLLEGRRFKTLRGMGSLGAMQEGSADRYFQEHGDARKFVPEGIEGRVEYKGAVADTIYQLIGGLRSGMGYLGCGTLDALRTEPQFMRITGGGLRESHPHDVTITREAPNYHS is encoded by the coding sequence ATGAACCGACCCGCCGCGTCCGCCACCCGCTTCGCGGGCGAGGGGCTGACCTTCGACGACGTCCTACTCGTCCCCCGCCGCTCGGAGGTGCACCCGAGCACGACGGACGTGGGGACGATGCTGACCCGCACCATCTCGCTCACCATCCCGCTCGTTTCGGCGGCGATGGACACCGTCACCGAAAGCCGCATGGCGATCGCGATGGCGCGGCAGGGCGGGATGGGGATCATCCACAAGAACATGACCGTAGCCCGCCAGGCCGAGGAGGTCGACCGGGTGAAGCGCTCCGAGAGCGGGATGATCGCCTCGCCCGTCACGGTGCACCCGGGGGCGCCACTGCGCGAGGCGGTGCAGCTTATGGAGCGCTTCTCCGTGAGCGGTGTCCCGGTGGTGGAGGAAAGCGGGCTGCTGGTGGGCATCCTCACCAACCGCGACCTCCAGTTCGAGACGGACATGGACCGCACGGTGGGCGAGGCGATGACGCGCGAGGGCCTCGTCACCGCCCCCGTGGGCACCTCGCTGGAGGAGGCGGTGCGCATCCTCCACCGCCATCGCATCGAGAAGCTGCCGGTCGTTGACGCGGCCGGGATTCTGAGCGGGCTGATCACCGTGAAGGACGTGCGCAAGCGCGCGCAGTTTCCCAACGCCTGCAAGGACGAGCGCGGCCGCCTGCGCGTGGGCGCGGCCATCGGCGCGCATCCGCAGAAAGACCTGGAGCGCGCCCGCGCCCTGATCGACGCCGGCGTCGACGTGCTGGTGGTGGACACCGCCCACGGCCACTCGGTCGGCGTGCTGGACGCCGTGTCGCGGGTGCGCGAGCACTTCCCCGACGTGCAGATCATCGCCGGAAACGTCGCCACGCGCGAGGGGGCGGCGGCGCTGGTGGAGCGCGGCGTGGACGCGGTGAAGGTGGGGGTGGGCCCCGGCTCCATCTGCACCACGCGCGTGGTGACGGGCGTGGGCGTGCCGCAGCTCACCGCCGTTCTGGACGCGGTGGAGGGCGCCGCCGGCCAGGTGCCCGTGATCGCGGATGGCGGGATCAAGTACTCGGGCGACATGGTGAAGGCGCTGGCCGCGGGCGCCCACGCGGTGATGATGGGCTCCATGCTGGCCGGCACCGACGAGAGCCCGGGCGAGTCGTTCCTCCTCGAGGGCCGCCGCTTCAAGACGCTGCGCGGGATGGGGAGCCTGGGCGCGATGCAGGAGGGCTCGGCCGACCGCTACTTCCAGGAGCACGGCGACGCGCGCAAGTTCGTCCCCGAAGGCATCGAGGGGCGCGTGGAGTACAAGGGCGCCGTCGCGGACACCATCTACCAGCTGATCGGCGGCCTGCGCTCCGGCATGGGCTACCTCGGCTGCGGCACCCTTGACGCGTTACGCACCGAGCCCCAGTTCATGCGCATCACCGGCGGCGGCCTCCGAGAATCGCACCCGCACGACGTGACGATCACCAGGGAAGCGCCGAACTACCATTCGTGA
- a CDS encoding DUF1232 domain-containing protein: MADRNDSSRRRFSSDDDDTGSAGEAPRRRSVLDDDDDLVGPRTVAARPRRGAKGGGGPDRGEMMMSLLRDLPNFGRLVVRLARDPRVSMLDKGLVVAALAYAAVPADAIPDVIPFLGELDDVVVVGVALARLVNNAGIELMLEHWEGDQGTLEAALDVVERSSNLLPAPLKGILLGSH, from the coding sequence ATGGCCGACCGCAACGACAGCTCGCGCCGCCGCTTCAGCAGCGACGACGACGACACGGGATCCGCGGGCGAGGCGCCGCGGCGCCGCAGCGTGCTGGACGACGACGACGACCTGGTGGGCCCGCGCACCGTCGCCGCGCGCCCGCGCCGCGGTGCGAAGGGCGGGGGAGGCCCGGATCGCGGCGAGATGATGATGTCGCTGCTGCGCGACCTTCCCAACTTCGGGCGGCTGGTGGTGCGGCTGGCGCGCGACCCCCGCGTCTCCATGCTGGACAAGGGGCTGGTGGTGGCTGCTCTCGCCTACGCCGCCGTCCCCGCGGACGCCATCCCGGACGTCATCCCCTTCCTGGGCGAGCTGGACGATGTGGTGGTGGTGGGCGTCGCGCTGGCGCGGCTGGTGAACAATGCCGGCATCGAGCTCATGCTGGAGCACTGGGAGGGCGACCAGGGTACGCTGGAGGCCGCGCTCGACGTGGTGGAGCGCAGCAGCAACCTCCTTCCCGCGCCGCTCAAGGGGATCCTCCTGGGGAGCCACTAG
- a CDS encoding enoyl-CoA hydratase-related protein produces the protein MPGTVLVGREGAVARLTLNRPEKRNALSAELVADLKAALRDADADEGVRVVAISGAGKDFCSGADLAALRRIADATVMENLADVDELAELFLLPRRMRKPVVACVRGRALAGGCGLATACDLVLASADAQFGYPETRIGFVPAMVMAITRRNVSEKRAFDLLVRGLPVSAAEAERMGLINQVFAEDAFEAETDAVLRDLAERSPSAVQLAKRLLYNSDALGFEAAVRAGADVNVVARMTEDMKAGVARFLERG, from the coding sequence ATGCCGGGTACGGTCCTGGTGGGGCGCGAGGGCGCCGTCGCGCGGCTCACGCTCAACCGGCCGGAGAAGCGCAACGCCCTCAGCGCCGAGCTGGTGGCCGACCTCAAGGCCGCCCTCCGCGACGCGGACGCGGACGAGGGCGTGCGCGTGGTCGCCATCTCCGGCGCGGGGAAGGACTTCTGCTCCGGCGCCGACCTCGCCGCGCTGCGCCGCATCGCCGATGCCACGGTGATGGAGAACCTCGCCGACGTGGACGAGCTGGCCGAGCTCTTCCTCCTCCCGCGCCGCATGCGCAAGCCGGTGGTGGCGTGCGTGCGCGGCCGGGCGCTGGCCGGCGGGTGCGGCCTGGCGACCGCCTGCGACCTCGTGCTCGCCTCCGCCGACGCGCAGTTCGGCTACCCGGAGACGCGCATCGGCTTCGTCCCCGCCATGGTGATGGCGATCACGCGGCGCAACGTATCCGAGAAGCGCGCCTTCGACCTGCTGGTGCGCGGCCTTCCCGTGTCCGCCGCCGAGGCGGAGCGGATGGGGCTGATCAACCAGGTCTTCGCCGAGGATGCCTTCGAGGCGGAGACCGACGCGGTGCTGCGCGACCTGGCGGAGCGCAGCCCCTCCGCGGTGCAGCTCGCCAAGCGGCTCCTGTACAACTCGGACGCGCTGGGCTTCGAGGCCGCCGTGCGCGCGGGTGCGGACGTCAACGTGGTGGCGCGGATGACGGAGGACATGAAGGCGGGCGTGGCGCGCTTCCTGGAGCGGGGCTGA
- the treY gene encoding malto-oligosyltrehalose synthase: protein MQRPEDRAAPDGAANAGRIPRATYRIQFNHGFTFRDAAEIVPYLAELGVSDLYASPYLQARPGSMHGYDITNHEALNPEIGTEADHARLSALLREHGLGHLLDIVPNHMGIAGASNPWWMNVLENGPSSPYARFFDIDWNARSPDLQGKVLLPVLGDQYGCVLEAGELKLVYDAGQFRAEYYENWFPVAPGSTAAVLREALDHVRLKADSEERMELASIVTALENLPPRGSTDEASIEERNRERIVTRRRLHALYTASAEVRAALDGAVKTFNGTPGDPRSFDRLDTLLSDQAYRLAFWRVAAEEINYRRFFDVNDLAGLRTEVPQVFHDTHRLILRLVREGRVTGLRIDHPDGLFHPREYLRELQRETAGIEAKEKFYVLVEKILTGDETLPDDWPVAGTVGYEYMNRVNGIFVDPAQAQRMDDLYHRFARNRWKFHDLVYDKKKLILRSSLISELTVLASMLDRLSTENRCYRDFTWGALRDALRETVACFPVYRTYVDAYAGAVSDDDRRYVDQAIRAARRRNPDVSASLFEFLHDVLLLRWPDSLSPEAREDHARFVMKFQQLTGPVMAKGVEDTTFYLYNRLISLNEVGGEPDRFGITPDEFHAFNLERAERWPASMSSSSTHDTKRSEDVRARINILSEIPDIWEEHVFRWAEINRGHKLSDGADHLVPDENDEYLLYQTLVGAWPFGEVNDQVHQDLVGRVQAYMEKATREAKLNTSWINPNPAYDEGLKEFVATILRRDDNPFLDDFVRFHPPIARLGMVNSLAQTLVKLTSPGVPDVYQGQEIWDLSLVDPDNRRPVDFALRRELLASLDSSLEERERRDVARSLVDGWEDGRIKLYVTQTALRVRQGYPDLFAMGEYLPLIAEGERADHAVAFARREEGAAVVTVVPRLIATLTRDQDFALPTAKLWKGTRIVLPPDLAGTYVDRFTGVELRTRDLGGSAVLDAEAVFANFPVGLLERI from the coding sequence GTGCAACGACCCGAAGACCGGGCCGCCCCGGACGGGGCGGCGAACGCGGGACGCATCCCGCGCGCCACCTACCGCATCCAGTTCAACCACGGCTTCACCTTTCGCGACGCGGCGGAGATCGTGCCGTACCTGGCGGAGCTGGGCGTCAGCGACCTGTACGCCTCGCCCTACCTGCAGGCGCGGCCGGGGAGCATGCACGGCTACGACATCACCAACCACGAGGCGCTGAACCCCGAGATCGGCACCGAGGCGGACCACGCCCGGCTTTCGGCGCTGCTGCGTGAGCACGGACTGGGCCACCTGCTGGACATCGTCCCCAACCACATGGGGATCGCCGGGGCCAGCAATCCGTGGTGGATGAACGTGCTGGAGAACGGCCCTTCGTCGCCCTACGCGCGCTTCTTCGACATCGACTGGAACGCCCGCTCGCCGGACCTGCAGGGCAAGGTGCTCCTCCCCGTGCTGGGCGACCAGTACGGGTGCGTGCTGGAGGCGGGCGAGCTGAAGCTGGTGTACGACGCGGGGCAGTTCCGGGCGGAGTACTACGAGAACTGGTTCCCGGTCGCCCCCGGCTCCACCGCCGCCGTGCTGCGCGAGGCGCTGGACCACGTTCGCCTCAAGGCGGACAGCGAGGAGCGGATGGAGCTGGCCAGCATCGTCACCGCGCTGGAGAACCTGCCGCCGCGCGGCAGCACCGACGAAGCCAGCATCGAGGAGCGCAACCGCGAGCGCATCGTCACGCGCCGCCGCCTGCACGCGCTGTACACGGCGAGCGCGGAGGTGCGCGCGGCGCTGGACGGCGCGGTGAAGACCTTCAACGGCACTCCCGGCGACCCGCGCTCGTTCGACCGGCTGGACACCCTTCTCTCCGACCAGGCGTACCGGCTGGCCTTCTGGCGCGTGGCGGCGGAGGAGATCAACTACCGTCGCTTCTTCGACGTCAACGACCTGGCGGGGCTGCGCACCGAGGTGCCGCAGGTCTTCCACGACACGCACCGCCTGATCCTGCGCCTGGTGCGCGAGGGGCGCGTAACGGGGCTGCGCATCGACCACCCGGACGGCCTCTTCCACCCGCGCGAGTACCTGCGCGAGCTGCAGCGCGAGACGGCGGGGATCGAGGCGAAGGAGAAGTTCTACGTCCTGGTCGAAAAGATCCTCACGGGCGACGAGACGCTGCCGGACGACTGGCCGGTGGCGGGGACGGTGGGGTACGAGTACATGAACCGGGTCAACGGCATCTTCGTGGACCCGGCGCAGGCGCAGCGGATGGACGACCTGTACCACCGCTTCGCCCGTAACCGGTGGAAGTTCCACGACCTGGTGTACGACAAGAAGAAGCTGATCCTGCGCTCGTCGCTCATCAGCGAGCTGACGGTGCTGGCGAGCATGCTGGACCGCCTCTCCACGGAGAACCGCTGCTACCGCGATTTCACCTGGGGCGCCCTGCGCGATGCCCTGCGCGAGACGGTGGCGTGCTTCCCCGTGTACCGCACCTACGTGGACGCCTACGCCGGCGCCGTCTCCGACGACGACCGCCGGTACGTGGACCAGGCGATCCGCGCCGCCAGGCGCCGCAACCCGGACGTGAGCGCGTCGCTCTTCGAGTTCCTGCACGACGTGCTCCTCCTGCGCTGGCCGGACTCGCTGAGCCCCGAGGCGCGCGAGGACCACGCGCGCTTCGTGATGAAGTTCCAGCAGCTCACCGGCCCCGTGATGGCCAAGGGGGTGGAGGACACCACCTTCTACCTGTACAACCGCCTGATCTCGCTGAACGAGGTGGGCGGCGAGCCGGACCGCTTCGGCATCACTCCGGACGAGTTCCACGCCTTCAACCTGGAGCGCGCCGAGCGCTGGCCGGCCAGCATGAGCTCGTCGTCCACGCACGACACCAAGCGCAGCGAGGACGTGCGGGCCCGCATCAACATCCTCTCCGAGATCCCGGACATCTGGGAGGAGCACGTCTTCCGCTGGGCCGAGATCAACCGCGGCCACAAGCTCTCCGACGGCGCCGACCACCTGGTGCCGGACGAGAACGACGAATACCTCCTCTACCAGACGCTGGTGGGCGCCTGGCCCTTTGGCGAGGTGAACGACCAGGTGCACCAGGACCTGGTGGGCCGGGTGCAGGCGTACATGGAGAAGGCCACGCGCGAGGCCAAGCTGAACACCAGCTGGATCAACCCCAATCCAGCCTACGACGAGGGCCTCAAGGAGTTCGTCGCCACCATCCTGCGCCGCGACGACAACCCGTTCCTGGATGACTTCGTCCGCTTCCACCCCCCCATCGCGCGGCTGGGGATGGTCAACTCGCTCGCCCAGACGCTGGTGAAGCTGACGTCGCCCGGTGTTCCCGACGTGTATCAGGGCCAGGAGATCTGGGACCTGTCGCTGGTGGACCCCGACAATCGCCGCCCGGTCGACTTCGCCCTGCGCCGGGAGCTGCTCGCCTCGCTCGACTCATCGCTGGAGGAGCGCGAGCGGCGCGACGTGGCCCGCTCGCTGGTGGACGGCTGGGAGGACGGCCGCATCAAGCTCTACGTGACGCAGACGGCGTTGCGCGTGCGCCAGGGCTACCCCGACCTCTTCGCCATGGGCGAATACCTCCCGCTCATTGCCGAGGGTGAGCGCGCGGACCACGCCGTCGCATTCGCCCGCCGCGAGGAGGGCGCCGCCGTCGTCACCGTCGTCCCGCGCCTGATCGCCACGCTGACCCGCGACCAGGACTTCGCCCTCCCGACGGCGAAGCTGTGGAAGGGCACGCGAATCGTCCTCCCGCCCGATCTGGCGGGCACCTACGTGGACCGCTTCACCGGCGTCGAGCTGCGCACGCGCGACCTGGGCGGCAGCGCCGTGCTGGACGCCGAGGCGGTGTTCGCGAACTTCCCGGTGGGGCTGCTGGAGCGGATCTGA
- a CDS encoding phosphatase PAP2 family protein, which produces MRRLLLVCFALCAAAPAPTAAQRRAEPFIAGAVLVGAALLDGPVDRAIPAGGGTRLDWATRGLNYGGRPAYALIALGGAYAGGRLADEPELSSSAAHIVGALLAAGAVNGTLKFVVGRERPSATDDPLHFRPFNASNRWQSFPSGHAVVAFSLAASISEEADRPWVTALTFSGATLVGWSRIYDDKHWTSDVVGGALASVVVSRATLRALHRRHPHADGATVVLMGDGVAVRVPVR; this is translated from the coding sequence ATGCGCCGCCTCCTCCTCGTCTGCTTCGCCCTCTGTGCCGCCGCCCCGGCACCGACCGCCGCCCAGCGCCGCGCGGAGCCGTTCATCGCGGGCGCCGTCCTGGTCGGCGCGGCGCTCCTGGACGGCCCGGTGGACCGCGCCATCCCGGCCGGCGGCGGCACGCGGCTGGACTGGGCCACGCGCGGCCTCAACTACGGCGGGCGCCCCGCCTACGCTCTGATCGCCCTCGGCGGCGCCTACGCTGGCGGCCGCCTGGCCGACGAGCCGGAGCTCTCCTCCTCCGCCGCGCACATCGTCGGCGCGCTCCTCGCTGCGGGCGCGGTGAACGGGACGCTGAAGTTCGTCGTCGGCCGCGAGCGCCCCTCGGCCACGGACGATCCGCTCCACTTCCGCCCCTTCAACGCGAGCAACCGCTGGCAGTCGTTCCCCTCCGGCCACGCGGTCGTCGCCTTCTCCCTCGCGGCCTCCATCTCGGAAGAGGCGGACCGCCCCTGGGTGACCGCCCTCACCTTCAGCGGCGCGACCTTGGTTGGTTGGTCGCGCATCTACGACGACAAGCACTGGACGAGCGACGTCGTCGGCGGCGCGCTGGCGAGCGTGGTCGTGAGCCGCGCCACCCTCCGTGCCCTGCACCGCCGGCATCCGCATGCGGACGGCGCGACGGTGGTGCTGATGGGGGATGGGGTGGCGGTGCGGGTGCCGGTGCGGTGA
- a CDS encoding DUF2281 domain-containing protein: MMHEGLRQRLVRQIEALPDEQVYQVLDYIEFLASKYNRAPQREPNSVQRFTERLEDRMRLQGLAYGTIKGALGIMGTAGKVVSGISDASRTVIREVEQVVLGPETPRDAGQNGAAQPQIPPRTSRDEDGTKAG, from the coding sequence ATGATGCACGAGGGCCTTCGACAGCGTCTGGTCCGCCAGATCGAGGCGCTACCCGACGAGCAGGTCTACCAGGTGCTCGACTACATCGAGTTCCTGGCGTCCAAGTACAACCGCGCCCCGCAGCGCGAGCCCAACTCCGTCCAGCGCTTCACCGAGCGCCTGGAGGACCGGATGCGGCTGCAGGGACTGGCGTACGGCACCATCAAGGGCGCGCTGGGGATCATGGGCACCGCGGGGAAGGTGGTGTCCGGGATCTCGGATGCCAGCCGCACGGTGATCCGCGAGGTGGAACAGGTCGTGCTTGGGCCGGAGACGCCGCGCGACGCCGGGCAGAACGGGGCCGCGCAGCCGCAGATCCCGCCGCGCACGAGCCGCGACGAGGACGGAACGAAGGCGGGGTGA